Below is a window of Rhodoglobus vestalii DNA.
GCTAGGTTGCTTCGCTGTCGAACGGCGCTTTCTCGCCGTCCGCGAACTGACGCTGGCGCTCAGTAAGAGCTGCCTGCCGTTCTGCATAGGCCGCAGATCGAGGCGGGCGCACAGTAACCGGCGGCGACTCATCTTCCGTCAGTGCGTCACGGATTATGCGGCGCGGGTCATACTGACGGGGATCGAGCTGTTTCCAGTCGATTTCGTCAAAGTCGGGGCCCATCTCTTCACGCATGCGGTTTTTCGCCCCGTTAGCCATGTCGCGCAGTGAGCGCACGAGGCGCGCCAGCTGGGACGCGTAATACGGCAAGCGGTCGGGGCCCAGCAAAAAGACAGCGAGGATCCCAATGATCAGCAGCTTGTCAAATGTGAGACCGAAGGACACCCGTTTAGCTTACCGGCGGCATCGGCTGCTGCGTCTACAGTTGTCTCAGCGATGGGAGAAATGTGTCTGACAAGCAGCTGAGCTGGAAGTACGCCGAGGAGTTCGTTACCGAACGCCCAGAAATTGCTGCGGCACGCGTGCATGCGAGTGAACTCGGCATCGAGGCTGTCTCCCCCGCGGTTGGCGCGCAACTCGCGTTGTTAGCCGCAGCAACCAGCGCCAAGAGCATCATCGAGGTGGGTACCGGCGTGGGCATTAGTGGGCTCTGGATGCTCTCCGGAAGTCCCACGGCGCTGCTCACGACAATCGACTCCGAGCTTGACCACCAGCACGTCGCGCGCACTGTATTCGCCAATGCGAACATTGCCGCAAACCGCGTTCGCCAAATCGGAGGCAAGGCTTCCGAAGTGCTGCCCCGCATGAACGAGTCAAGCTACGACCTAGTGTTTATCGATGCCGACCCCCATTCGGTGATCGAATATGTCGAACATGGGCTGCGCCTTGTGCGGCCCGGCGGCGTCGTTGCCGTGGCACACGCGCTCTGGCGCGATCGCGTTGCTGACCCCACCCAACGCGATGCGACAGTCTCCAACTTCCGATCACTCCTGAGGGAGATTTCGCAGTCTGAGGCAGTGATCAGTTCCCTCATTCCGGTCGGTGACGGGTTGCTTCAGCTGACCAAGCTCAGCGACTAGCTCCCACTGGCCCCGCCAGCTCCCACCAGCCTGAACTAGCTCCCACTCAGGGTCGGTACGTAATATGGAGCCAATGAC
It encodes the following:
- a CDS encoding Sec-independent protein translocase TatB, which encodes MSFGLTFDKLLIIGILAVFLLGPDRLPYYASQLARLVRSLRDMANGAKNRMREEMGPDFDEIDWKQLDPRQYDPRRIIRDALTEDESPPVTVRPPRSAAYAERQAALTERQRQFADGEKAPFDSEAT
- a CDS encoding O-methyltransferase, which gives rise to MSDKQLSWKYAEEFVTERPEIAAARVHASELGIEAVSPAVGAQLALLAAATSAKSIIEVGTGVGISGLWMLSGSPTALLTTIDSELDHQHVARTVFANANIAANRVRQIGGKASEVLPRMNESSYDLVFIDADPHSVIEYVEHGLRLVRPGGVVAVAHALWRDRVADPTQRDATVSNFRSLLREISQSEAVISSLIPVGDGLLQLTKLSD